A stretch of the Elusimicrobiota bacterium genome encodes the following:
- a CDS encoding CPBP family intramembrane metalloprotease — translation MKSSRAKAIAVGLALLCLLTAPGSEAFQAMAAVTVQSQAVAPLTAPAQVGAMGMLAPGTSGSLSTALSPVSLKGTLSVTPTPGVRTQAAPSPLALTAPAAVPSAAAKIVLAPQGTPVLEAPTALQALTQGSERIAASAGQGGSVASQRQAVDELFLGRGLAAPDEVAAAPLADSAPSGLRPAALAGSAAPRAPPAPQRSLLRSLRVGWLAAVAPLAITLVTTAVAAYLGYQQHPGYQSPVPHQLTVATVSALAVDAAVMAPVSEEMLFRNGLLAGLRRMMRRIPLLGEFWLPALVSSVVFVAVHELSDPLLFATRLVHSLILSYAYHKEGLPSSIAAHAFFNGLLTLPLVLSLLPGPAALIANILTLPIAALLTWRVFKALKAQAPDQASGRVQPLELTALPSLLLAALLVAGYVFLVPNPIWILGAFGYVWRAARLMLRKMRSGPRAP, via the coding sequence ATGAAGAGCTCACGCGCCAAGGCCATCGCTGTCGGGCTCGCCCTGCTCTGCCTGCTGACCGCTCCCGGCTCCGAGGCGTTCCAGGCCATGGCCGCGGTGACGGTGCAGTCGCAGGCCGTCGCCCCGCTGACGGCCCCCGCCCAGGTCGGGGCCATGGGGATGCTGGCGCCGGGCACCTCTGGATCCCTGTCCACCGCGCTGAGCCCTGTCAGCCTCAAGGGGACGCTGTCCGTGACCCCCACGCCGGGAGTCCGGACTCAAGCCGCTCCGTCCCCCTTGGCTCTGACTGCGCCGGCCGCCGTCCCTTCGGCCGCGGCGAAGATCGTGCTCGCTCCGCAAGGGACCCCGGTCTTAGAAGCCCCCACCGCTTTGCAGGCTCTCACCCAAGGCTCGGAGCGCATCGCAGCCAGCGCCGGCCAGGGCGGCTCCGTCGCATCCCAGCGCCAGGCCGTCGACGAGCTGTTCCTGGGCCGAGGCCTGGCGGCGCCGGATGAAGTGGCGGCCGCGCCGCTGGCCGACTCCGCGCCCAGCGGCCTGCGCCCGGCCGCGCTGGCCGGCTCGGCCGCTCCGCGCGCCCCGCCGGCGCCTCAGCGCAGCCTGCTCCGCTCCCTGCGCGTGGGCTGGCTGGCGGCCGTAGCCCCTCTAGCCATCACGCTCGTCACGACCGCGGTCGCCGCGTACCTGGGCTACCAACAGCACCCAGGATATCAGAGCCCCGTCCCGCACCAGCTCACCGTCGCGACCGTGTCCGCCTTGGCGGTGGACGCCGCGGTCATGGCGCCGGTCTCCGAGGAGATGCTCTTCCGCAACGGGCTCCTGGCCGGCCTGCGCCGGATGATGCGGCGCATCCCGTTGCTCGGGGAGTTCTGGCTGCCGGCTTTGGTCAGTTCCGTGGTCTTCGTCGCCGTCCACGAGCTCTCCGATCCCCTGCTCTTCGCCACGCGCCTGGTCCACTCTTTGATCCTGAGCTACGCTTATCACAAGGAAGGCCTGCCCTCCTCGATCGCGGCGCACGCTTTCTTCAACGGCCTGCTGACCTTGCCTTTGGTCCTGTCGCTGCTGCCCGGTCCCGCCGCCCTGATCGCCAACATCCTGACCCTGCCCATCGCCGCCCTGCTGACTTGGCGCGTCTTCAAGGCCCTCAAGGCCCAGGCCCCGGACCAGGCCTCCGGCCGCGTCCAGCCCCTGGAGCTCACGGCCCTGCCGTCCTTGCTGCTGGCGGCCCTGCTCGTGGCGGGCTACGTCTTCCTGGTCCCCAACCCCATCTGGATCCTGGGCGCCTTCGGCTACGTCTGGCGCGCCGCGCGGCTCATGCTGCGCAAGATGAGGTCGGGACCCCGGGCTCCCTAG